The region ATCTTTTCTCTCTTTTGTTGTCTTTTTTGCTGCAAATATTGattttatatgcttgtatatctCTTCAGAATACTAGGGAGACAGCGTTCGCAATTAGAAAGCTGCCTTTGATCAAGGCTAAAAGGTATTTGGAGGATGTTTTGGCACACAAGCAAGCTATCCCATTCCGTCGCTTCTGTAGAGGAGTAGGGCGAACTGCACAGGCTAAAAATCGCCACTCAAATGGACAAGGACGTTGGCCAGTTAAATCTGCCAAGTTTATTCTTGACCTACTCAAAAATGCTGAGAGCAATGCTGAGGTGCTAGTTTATCTAAGTTGCTTGCCTCTATTTGTTAAGTTTTGGTTTTTCTAATATGTTAAATCTGTATCTTGCTGTTTACTTGGTTTTTCTAACAATTTTCTCCTATCAATACTTCTTTAGGTGAAAGGTTTGGATGTTGATTCACTTTACATTTCTCACATCCAAGTGAACCAAGCTCAAAAGCAAAGGCGTCGTACATACCGTGCCCATGGAAGAATTAATCGTGAGTATTTGCTCCATGCTTATTTACAAGTCATTTGCTTAGCTTTTTAGTAACCTTTACCATTTTAATGCAGCTTACATGTCATCCCCATGCCATATCGAGTTGACTTTGTCAGAGAAAGAAGAGCCTGTCAAGAAAGAGGTAATTAAATTGTTAAAAGAGACATGTTCTGATATTTACAATTAACTTTATTTGATGCGTCTTTTTTAAATTGTGCAGCCTGAAAGTCAGTTGGCTTCTAGGAAACCAGAGAAGAGTCGAGCTTAGAGAGCTCTATGAGGTGGTGCCGCTGCTTCTTCAACAGCTGAAGGTGTAGGCTAGTAGAAATCCAAGGCGACTTTGAGTACTcagaaattttatttttattttccgcCAAACCTAAAGCTTTTTTTTGTggcaatttttatatttttctttcttctagaGCTCATGCTTAAAGCCTTTTTGGACTATTTTCAATGTTAGTTTGTTTTGATGAGTTGGAAATTCATGCTGGATACTAGAGCCTTAAATCTATCTTCTGTACTCTATTAAAGTTTGTTCTAAAACTCTATATCGTTGCATTTAAACTCcatgtgtagaaaattctatagcattcttgagtattaatttaattaaaccgGTGGTGATTTCACTTATAGACGAAGAAACATCAAAATCTACTTTCATTTATGTTGCAACCACAACCTCAAAACAACATAAAACACACCATAAACGAGAAACAATTGTTGGCAAAACTGGTTTAATCAAGGAATTAAAGCTaaacagaaaataaaatataaaatggaACGCAAACACATACGTTGTTCGAATGAGTGTTGGCTAGACACCACTCTAATCCACGGCGAAACCAGCTCTGAccatctcttttttaattccgaGTTTCATTTTGTATAAAAATGGAGTCTTGCTCCAATAATTCTCTCTTTGCTGTGGCACAAAAAATTCTCTCTGTGTATCTCAATACAAAGGAATAgaaaaattgattattaaatGATAGAAGAGGAGCCTTATACACATGAGAGGTGTAAGCAACTAACTTAACCTCTAAGTCCCGAGTACCAACTGTCATAACTGAATTTTGAATATTCAGTTATGATGTCCAATAATAGCCAAGTTGACCTTGAGCATTTGATCAATACTTAACAATCATCCACCTTACCTTGAGCTGGTTATAAATTGGCAATTCAGCAGCCGAGTATGTTGAGCAATTTCAGACAGTGCCTAAACTTGTTGTAGGGAACATACTTAGTTAACATGTTTGCTGCGCTATCCTTAGTTCCAACTTTCTTGACTTGAACTTCATTTCTTTCAACAACATCTCTCATAAAATGAAGTTTGATGTATATGTGTTTAGACCTCTCATGGAACATAGGATTTTTCATAAGATGCAAAGCACTTTGGTTAtc is a window of Humulus lupulus chromosome 4, drHumLupu1.1, whole genome shotgun sequence DNA encoding:
- the LOC133830076 gene encoding large ribosomal subunit protein uL22y, with the translated sequence MVKYSKEPDNPTKSCKSRGSDLRVHFKNTRETAFAIRKLPLIKAKRYLEDVLAHKQAIPFRRFCRGVGRTAQAKNRHSNGQGRWPVKSAKFILDLLKNAESNAEVKGLDVDSLYISHIQVNQAQKQRRRTYRAHGRINPYMSSPCHIELTLSEKEEPVKKEPESQLASRKPEKSRA